In one Bradyrhizobium sp. 4 genomic region, the following are encoded:
- a CDS encoding LysR family transcriptional regulator, whose translation MRFKGLDLNLLVAFDALVTQGNLTAAARSINLSQPAMSAAVARLRTYFRDELFTMRGRKLVPTPRAQALAAPIREALAHIQLSIISPEGFTPSQSNRRFRIILSDFMTVVFLRRIVDRVAREAPTINFELLPPLEEPDELLRRGEVDFLMYPEMFMSSAHPKAALFEDTFVCVGCPMNKQLAPRLTFEKYMSIGHVEARFGGSLRPSFHEWLLLEHGFKIRTEVAVQGFGMIPPMLLGTNRIASMPSRLVSHFADTMPLRVIEPPLRLLTFTEAVQWPAIHNTDPASIWMRNMFLQEASMMVSPSETNQCHGPF comes from the coding sequence ATGCGTTTCAAGGGCCTCGATCTGAATCTCCTCGTCGCGTTCGACGCCCTGGTGACGCAAGGCAATCTCACGGCGGCGGCAAGAAGCATCAACCTCAGTCAACCTGCCATGAGTGCTGCCGTCGCGCGGCTTCGCACTTACTTTCGCGATGAGCTATTCACGATGAGGGGTCGGAAGCTTGTCCCAACGCCGCGGGCTCAAGCGCTCGCAGCCCCAATTCGCGAGGCTCTCGCTCACATTCAGCTCTCCATCATTTCTCCGGAGGGCTTCACTCCGTCTCAATCGAATCGGCGATTCAGGATCATCCTGTCCGACTTCATGACTGTCGTGTTTCTTCGAAGAATCGTGGACCGCGTCGCGCGGGAAGCTCCGACGATCAATTTCGAGTTGCTGCCGCCCTTAGAGGAACCCGATGAACTTCTCCGGCGCGGTGAAGTCGATTTTCTCATGTATCCGGAGATGTTCATGTCGAGTGCGCATCCCAAGGCGGCACTGTTTGAGGACACGTTCGTTTGCGTGGGCTGCCCCATGAACAAGCAGCTGGCGCCGCGACTTACGTTCGAGAAGTACATGTCGATCGGGCACGTGGAAGCCCGGTTCGGGGGCTCCCTGAGGCCCTCCTTTCACGAATGGCTCTTGCTCGAGCATGGTTTCAAGATACGCACCGAGGTCGCAGTGCAGGGTTTTGGTATGATTCCGCCTATGTTATTGGGCACCAACCGTATAGCGAGTATGCCCTCAAGACTGGTCAGCCATTTCGCAGACACGATGCCCCTGCGGGTCATCGAACCTCCGCTGCGACTTCTCACATTCACCGAGGCCGTCCAGTGGCCGGCCATTCATAATACTGATCCTGCAAGCATTTGGATGCGCAACATGTTCTTGCAAGAGGCATCCATGATGGTCTCTCCGTCCGAGACCAACCAATGTCACGGCCCGTTCTAG